One window of the Candidatus Microbacterium colombiense genome contains the following:
- the argB gene encoding acetylglutamate kinase, translating into MTDLQDTPAEVAAQKATTLIESLPWLKKFRDQIVVVKYGGNAMVSEELQEAFAQDIAYLRYVGVQPVVVHGGGPQISDMLQRLDIPSEFKGGYRVTNTEAISVVRMVLTGQVNPQLVTKINSHGPIATGLSGEDAGLFGGRRRGVIIDGEEVDLGRVGDVVEVDPTPVLDHLAAGRIPVVSSIAPDLDHPGHSLNVNADAAASALAVALNARKLVILTDVAGLYADWPNRDSLVSHLTSTALVEMLPTLESGMIPKMRACLEAVEGGVDAAAIIDGRVPHSVLVELFTNKGIGTEVVAG; encoded by the coding sequence ATGACCGACCTCCAGGACACCCCCGCCGAGGTCGCCGCGCAGAAGGCCACCACGCTGATCGAGTCGCTGCCGTGGCTGAAGAAGTTCCGCGACCAGATCGTCGTCGTCAAGTACGGCGGAAACGCCATGGTCTCAGAGGAGTTGCAGGAAGCCTTCGCCCAGGACATCGCCTACCTCCGATACGTCGGCGTGCAGCCGGTCGTGGTGCACGGCGGCGGACCGCAGATCTCCGACATGCTGCAGCGCCTCGACATCCCGAGCGAGTTCAAGGGCGGCTACCGCGTCACCAACACCGAGGCGATCAGCGTCGTGCGCATGGTGCTCACCGGCCAGGTGAACCCGCAGCTGGTGACCAAGATCAACTCGCACGGCCCGATCGCGACCGGACTCAGCGGTGAGGATGCCGGCCTGTTCGGCGGGCGCCGGCGCGGCGTGATCATCGACGGGGAGGAAGTCGACCTCGGACGAGTGGGCGATGTCGTCGAGGTCGACCCGACCCCGGTGCTCGACCACCTGGCCGCTGGCCGCATCCCGGTCGTCTCGAGCATCGCTCCCGACCTCGACCACCCGGGGCACTCTCTCAACGTGAATGCGGATGCTGCCGCATCCGCCCTCGCCGTGGCGCTGAACGCCCGCAAGCTCGTGATCCTCACGGACGTCGCCGGGCTCTACGCCGACTGGCCGAACCGCGACTCGCTCGTGTCGCACCTCACCTCCACGGCGCTCGTCGAGATGCTGCCGACGCTCGAGTCGGGCATGATCCCGAAGATGCGCGCGTGCCTCGAGGCTGTCGAGGGCGGCGTCGACGCCGCGGCGATCATCGACGGACGGGTGCCGCACTCGGTGCTCGTGGAACTCTTCACCAACAAAGGAATCGGAACGGAAGTGGTGGCAGGATGA
- the argF gene encoding ornithine carbamoyltransferase encodes MTRHLLRDDDLSPAEQAEILDLALELKKDRWADKSLAGPQTVAVIFDKSSTRTRVSFAVGIADLGGSPLIISTASSQLGGKETPSDTARVLERQVAAIVWRTYAQSGLEEMAAGTRVPVINALSDDFHPCQLLADLLTIREHKGELKGLTLTFFGDGQSNMAHSYALACVTAGMHVRIVSPEDYAPRADVIEAADRRAAETGGSITLYTDPVEGAAGADVVVTDTWVSMGKEEEKIARIRDLGSYKVTPETMELADSEAIFIHCLPADRGYEVDSSVIDGPQSVVWDEAENRLHAQKALLVWLLGKQDAR; translated from the coding sequence ATGACCCGCCACCTGTTGCGTGACGACGACCTCAGCCCCGCCGAGCAGGCGGAGATCCTCGACCTCGCTCTCGAGCTCAAGAAGGACCGGTGGGCGGACAAGAGCCTCGCGGGTCCGCAGACCGTCGCGGTGATCTTCGACAAGTCCTCGACCCGCACCCGCGTCTCGTTCGCGGTCGGGATCGCCGACCTGGGCGGATCGCCGCTGATCATCTCGACGGCGAGCAGTCAGCTCGGAGGCAAGGAGACGCCGTCCGACACCGCGCGCGTGCTCGAGCGCCAGGTCGCGGCGATCGTCTGGCGCACCTACGCGCAGTCCGGACTCGAGGAGATGGCAGCCGGCACCCGCGTCCCGGTCATCAACGCCCTTTCGGATGACTTCCACCCCTGCCAGCTTCTGGCCGACCTGCTCACGATCCGTGAGCACAAGGGCGAGCTGAAGGGTCTCACTCTCACCTTCTTCGGCGACGGGCAGAGCAACATGGCCCACTCCTACGCGCTCGCCTGCGTGACCGCGGGGATGCACGTGCGGATCGTCTCGCCCGAGGACTACGCGCCGCGCGCCGACGTCATCGAGGCGGCCGATCGTCGCGCCGCGGAGACCGGCGGATCGATCACCCTGTACACCGACCCGGTCGAGGGGGCGGCCGGTGCCGATGTCGTCGTCACCGACACCTGGGTGTCGATGGGCAAGGAGGAGGAGAAGATCGCACGGATCCGCGATCTGGGCTCCTACAAGGTGACCCCCGAGACGATGGAGCTGGCCGATTCCGAGGCGATCTTCATCCACTGTCTGCCCGCCGACCGCGGATACGAGGTCGACTCCTCGGTCATCGACGGGCCGCAGAGCGTGGTCTGGGACGAGGCGGAGAACCGTCTGCACGCGCAGAAGGCCCTGCTGGTCTGGCTCCTCGGAAAGCAGGATGCCCGATGA
- a CDS encoding acetylornithine transaminase — MTIWQDDADRDLVLNAGPRLAMLTRGEGSYLWDSDGRRHLDFLAGIAVTSLGHAHPVFVEAVSRQAATLAHVSNYFATPSQLALAARLKRLAGAGIDGRVFFSNSGAEANEAAFKLARLHGGTERPRIIALENGFHGRTMGSLALTAKEAMRAPFEPMPGGVEHIPATIDALEAAMDDRVAAVIVEPIQGEAGVVELPEGYLAAARSLTLKHGALLIVDEIQTGAGRTGAWFGFSHEGITPDAITLAKGIGGGFPIGALVTYGSASALFTPGSHGSTFGGNPLATAVADAVLGEIESAGLVENAANRGAELRDLILDIGSPLITAVRGRGLLIGVALSEPVAGAVVAAAQERGLIINAANPDTVRIAPALTIGDAELVEFRELFTASLADVQASLPGKVSA; from the coding sequence ATGACCATCTGGCAGGACGACGCAGACCGCGATCTGGTGCTCAACGCGGGGCCCCGCCTCGCCATGCTCACCCGCGGTGAGGGCTCCTACCTCTGGGATTCGGACGGACGACGCCACCTCGACTTCCTCGCCGGCATCGCGGTGACCTCCCTCGGCCATGCGCACCCCGTGTTCGTCGAGGCCGTGTCACGCCAGGCCGCCACGCTCGCACACGTCTCGAACTACTTCGCGACGCCGTCGCAGCTGGCGCTCGCCGCGCGGCTCAAGCGCCTCGCGGGCGCCGGGATCGACGGACGCGTGTTCTTCTCGAACTCCGGCGCCGAGGCGAACGAGGCGGCCTTCAAGCTGGCTCGTCTGCACGGCGGCACCGAGCGCCCGCGCATCATCGCGCTCGAGAACGGCTTCCACGGACGCACGATGGGATCCCTCGCCCTCACGGCGAAGGAGGCCATGCGCGCCCCGTTCGAGCCGATGCCCGGCGGGGTCGAGCACATCCCGGCGACCATCGACGCGCTCGAGGCCGCGATGGACGACCGTGTCGCCGCCGTGATCGTCGAACCCATCCAGGGCGAGGCCGGCGTCGTCGAGCTTCCCGAGGGCTACCTCGCCGCTGCGCGCTCGCTCACCCTGAAGCACGGCGCTCTGCTGATCGTCGACGAGATCCAGACGGGCGCCGGACGCACCGGCGCCTGGTTCGGGTTCAGTCACGAGGGCATCACGCCGGACGCGATCACCCTCGCGAAGGGCATCGGTGGTGGCTTCCCGATCGGCGCGCTGGTCACCTACGGCTCCGCGAGTGCGCTCTTCACGCCCGGCTCGCACGGCTCGACGTTCGGCGGGAATCCCCTCGCGACGGCTGTCGCCGATGCGGTGCTCGGCGAGATCGAGAGCGCCGGACTGGTCGAGAACGCCGCGAACAGAGGCGCCGAGCTGCGCGACCTCATCCTCGACATCGGCTCGCCGCTCATCACCGCGGTCCGCGGGCGCGGTCTGCTGATCGGCGTCGCCCTGTCGGAGCCGGTCGCCGGCGCCGTGGTCGCCGCCGCCCAGGAACGGGGCCTCATCATCAACGCCGCGAACCCCGACACCGTCCGCATCGCTCCGGCTCTGACGATCGGCGACGCCGAACTCGTCGAGTTCCGTGAGCTCTTCACCGCGTCGCTCGCCGACGTGCAGGCATCCCTCCCCGGAAAGGTTTCCGCATGA
- a CDS encoding bifunctional hydroxymethylpyrimidine kinase/phosphomethylpyrimidine kinase translates to MTPHLSLYLVTDAALCGDRGVVETVRQAVDGGVRIVQLRDKSATDEQTVEQLLALSTVIAGRALLVVNDRLDAALEARLRGARVDGVHLGQGDASVLRARRELGPDALIGLTANSPSHLDAVLALPTGTVDYLGVGVIRPTLTKPDHPPALGVEGFRAFAQASPLPCVAIGGVGIDDTEQLFAAGAAGIAVVSALCAADDPRAAAEAFRRRRQATSVPRVLTIAGSDPSGGAGIQADLKSISANGGYGMAAITALTVQNTRGVRAVHVPPADFLRSQLDALSDDIVIDAVKIGMLADVAVVDTVTAWLDAVRPPVVVVDPVMVATSGDRLLDPAAESALRALLTRADLVTPNLAELAVLTGREPADWESALAAADELSAQIGAAVLVKGGHLTGDAAPDALIDVAAGIRQEFPGARIDTENTHGTGCSLSSAIATLRGRGDDPIAAVAGARAWLRESIGAGDVLRVGNGHGPIHHFAGLWSRGGLSTRPSAVSIADEWWAAIAGVRAEIDELPFIRGLADGTLPREPFVSYLAQDALYLREYARVLADAARLAPTSAEQAFWAHSAHGSIVGELELHASWLTPVQGVSAATFAADATPATVAYLDHLRGTAFDGRYPELIAALLPCFWLYTDLGERLHAGELGASAQDPDHPYASWLATYADPAFAEATAQAVAFVTRAAASADDDTRARMRRAFELSSARERDFFAEPWSVVVAT, encoded by the coding sequence ATGACTCCCCACCTCTCGCTCTACCTCGTGACCGATGCGGCGCTGTGCGGCGACCGTGGCGTGGTCGAGACCGTGCGTCAGGCGGTCGACGGGGGCGTGCGCATCGTGCAGTTGCGCGACAAGTCCGCGACCGATGAGCAGACCGTCGAGCAGCTGCTCGCGCTGTCCACCGTGATCGCAGGCCGCGCGCTCCTCGTCGTCAACGATCGTCTGGATGCCGCGCTGGAGGCGCGGTTGCGCGGGGCCCGCGTCGATGGGGTGCACCTCGGTCAGGGCGATGCCTCGGTGCTGCGTGCGCGGCGTGAGCTGGGTCCCGACGCGCTGATCGGGCTCACGGCGAACAGTCCTTCGCACCTCGATGCGGTGCTGGCACTGCCGACCGGTACCGTCGACTATCTCGGAGTCGGGGTGATCCGTCCCACGCTCACGAAGCCCGACCACCCGCCGGCACTCGGCGTCGAGGGCTTCCGCGCCTTCGCGCAGGCGAGCCCGTTGCCCTGCGTGGCGATCGGCGGGGTGGGGATCGACGACACCGAGCAGCTTTTCGCCGCCGGTGCTGCCGGGATCGCGGTCGTGTCGGCACTGTGCGCCGCCGACGACCCGCGCGCGGCGGCAGAGGCGTTCCGCCGTCGCCGGCAGGCGACCTCCGTCCCGCGGGTGCTGACCATCGCAGGGAGCGACCCCTCTGGCGGGGCGGGAATCCAGGCCGACCTCAAGTCGATCTCCGCGAACGGCGGGTACGGCATGGCCGCCATCACCGCGCTCACGGTGCAGAACACGCGTGGGGTCCGTGCCGTGCACGTGCCCCCGGCGGACTTCCTGCGCTCTCAACTCGACGCCCTGTCGGATGACATCGTGATCGACGCGGTCAAGATCGGGATGCTCGCCGATGTCGCGGTCGTCGACACCGTGACCGCCTGGCTCGACGCCGTCCGCCCACCGGTCGTGGTGGTCGATCCGGTGATGGTCGCCACCAGTGGCGACAGGTTGCTGGACCCTGCCGCGGAGTCCGCTCTGCGCGCGCTGCTGACCCGCGCCGACCTGGTGACGCCGAACCTCGCCGAGCTCGCCGTGCTGACCGGGCGGGAGCCGGCGGACTGGGAGAGTGCGCTCGCCGCGGCCGACGAGCTGTCGGCGCAGATCGGGGCGGCGGTGCTGGTGAAGGGCGGCCATCTCACGGGCGATGCGGCACCAGACGCCCTCATCGATGTCGCTGCCGGCATCCGCCAGGAGTTCCCGGGCGCCCGGATCGACACCGAGAACACTCACGGCACGGGATGCTCGCTCTCGTCCGCGATCGCCACGCTGAGGGGGCGAGGCGACGATCCCATCGCCGCGGTGGCCGGCGCACGCGCCTGGTTGCGGGAGTCGATCGGTGCGGGTGATGTGCTGCGCGTCGGGAACGGACACGGACCGATCCATCACTTCGCAGGGCTCTGGAGCCGCGGCGGACTGTCCACCAGGCCGTCGGCGGTGAGCATCGCCGACGAGTGGTGGGCGGCGATCGCGGGGGTGCGCGCCGAGATCGATGAGCTGCCGTTCATCCGCGGGCTGGCGGATGGCACGCTGCCGCGAGAGCCGTTCGTCTCCTACCTCGCCCAGGACGCCCTCTACCTCCGCGAGTACGCCCGCGTACTGGCCGATGCCGCCCGCCTCGCGCCGACCTCGGCCGAACAGGCGTTCTGGGCGCACTCGGCCCACGGCTCGATCGTCGGCGAGCTGGAGCTGCACGCATCCTGGCTCACCCCGGTGCAGGGCGTCTCGGCCGCCACATTCGCGGCCGACGCCACGCCCGCGACGGTCGCGTACCTCGATCATCTGCGGGGGACCGCGTTCGACGGTCGGTACCCCGAGCTCATCGCGGCGCTCCTGCCGTGCTTCTGGCTCTACACCGATCTGGGGGAACGCCTGCACGCCGGGGAGCTCGGTGCCTCCGCGCAGGACCCGGACCATCCCTACGCCTCGTGGCTCGCGACCTACGCCGATCCGGCGTTCGCGGAGGCGACCGCACAGGCGGTGGCGTTCGTGACCCGCGCGGCTGCCTCGGCGGATGATGACACTCGGGCGAGGATGCGCCGCGCTTTCGAGCTCTCGAGCGCCCGCGAGCGCGACTTCTTCGCCGAGCCGTGGAGCGTCGTCGTCGCCACATGA
- a CDS encoding DUF559 domain-containing protein, whose product MLSAQDTIRTLGGIARGRDLQRLGFTRQHLAGQVRLGNIERIRDGVFAAAPLTPDVRTATAHGGALSCASVLRASGIWVLPQVTAPHVWLGPMQHALGHARCTCISHYYDGNPPLGSASVETALLHLRRCAGDEAFFAAYESAWRTGRTDRRMRSRIRSALPRTARWLVDIARPDADSGLESLLRLRLHLLGLELECQVRISGVGRVDFVIDQWIILEADGEENHGSPSRRHRDLLRDAAASHLGYETLRFDYAQVVHDWPTVQAAILGALRRLPDDSPKG is encoded by the coding sequence ATGCTCTCCGCACAAGACACCATCCGAACGCTCGGCGGGATCGCTCGAGGACGTGACCTGCAGAGGCTCGGGTTCACTCGCCAACACCTCGCCGGGCAGGTGCGCCTCGGGAACATCGAGAGGATTCGCGACGGTGTGTTCGCCGCCGCGCCGCTCACCCCCGACGTGCGCACCGCCACAGCCCATGGCGGGGCGCTGTCCTGCGCGAGTGTGTTGCGCGCCAGCGGGATCTGGGTGCTCCCTCAGGTGACCGCTCCGCACGTCTGGCTCGGGCCCATGCAGCACGCTCTCGGCCACGCGCGATGCACCTGCATCTCGCACTACTACGACGGGAACCCGCCGCTCGGATCGGCGAGTGTAGAGACCGCGCTGCTCCACCTGCGCCGATGCGCGGGGGACGAAGCCTTCTTCGCGGCATACGAGTCGGCATGGCGCACGGGACGGACCGATCGACGGATGCGATCGCGTATCCGCTCTGCGCTGCCGCGGACGGCACGATGGCTGGTCGACATCGCCCGACCGGATGCGGACAGCGGCCTCGAATCACTCCTGCGACTGCGGCTGCATCTTCTGGGGCTCGAACTCGAATGCCAGGTGCGCATCAGCGGAGTCGGTCGGGTGGATTTCGTGATCGACCAGTGGATCATCCTCGAGGCCGACGGGGAGGAGAACCACGGCTCGCCGTCGCGACGCCACCGCGATCTCCTGCGGGATGCCGCAGCCTCGCACCTCGGCTACGAGACGTTGCGGTTCGACTACGCCCAGGTCGTGCATGACTGGCCGACCGTCCAGGCCGCCATTCTCGGAGCACTCCGCCGCCTCCCCGACGATTCGCCGAAGGGATGA
- the argC gene encoding N-acetyl-gamma-glutamyl-phosphate reductase has product MTYSVAVSGASGYAGGEILRLLASHPDIEIRTVTAHSNAGQPLIQHQPHLRSLAGLTLQDTTPEILAGHDIVFLALPHGQSGQYTDALGDTPLVIDAGADHRLTSQESWDAFYGGAFHAPWTYGVPELPVAGTKQRDALRGATRIAAPGCNASTVSLSLAPGVAAGVIDADDIVTVLAVGPSGAGKSLKSNLLASEILGTANPYAVGGTHRHIPEIRQALAAAGGVDSDSIRISFTPVLVPMSRGILATSTARIADGVSDAEIRAAWESAYEGETFVHVLPEGSFPRTADVLGANTALIGLAIDRSAGRVTVVTAVDNLVKGTAGAAIQSMNIALGLPEDRALSINGVAP; this is encoded by the coding sequence ATGACGTATTCCGTCGCCGTCTCCGGCGCATCCGGCTACGCAGGCGGCGAGATTCTGCGCCTCCTCGCCAGTCATCCCGACATCGAGATCCGCACCGTCACGGCGCATTCGAACGCTGGACAACCGCTGATCCAGCACCAGCCCCACCTGCGCTCTCTGGCAGGGCTCACCCTCCAGGACACGACGCCCGAGATCCTCGCCGGGCACGACATCGTGTTCCTCGCGTTGCCGCACGGGCAGTCGGGTCAATACACCGACGCGCTGGGCGACACCCCCCTCGTGATCGATGCCGGAGCGGATCACCGCCTCACGTCGCAGGAGTCGTGGGATGCGTTCTACGGCGGTGCCTTCCATGCACCCTGGACCTACGGTGTGCCCGAGCTGCCCGTCGCGGGAACGAAGCAGCGCGATGCGCTCCGCGGCGCGACGAGGATCGCCGCACCCGGATGCAACGCCTCCACGGTGAGCCTCAGCCTCGCCCCGGGCGTCGCCGCCGGTGTGATCGATGCCGACGACATCGTCACCGTTCTCGCCGTCGGTCCCTCGGGTGCAGGCAAGAGCCTCAAATCGAATCTGCTCGCGAGTGAGATCCTCGGCACGGCCAACCCCTACGCGGTCGGCGGCACGCACCGGCACATCCCGGAGATCCGGCAGGCGCTCGCCGCCGCCGGTGGGGTCGATTCCGACAGCATCCGCATCTCCTTCACCCCGGTGCTCGTGCCGATGTCGCGGGGCATCCTGGCCACCTCGACGGCCCGCATCGCCGACGGGGTCAGCGACGCCGAGATCCGTGCCGCCTGGGAGAGCGCCTACGAGGGTGAGACCTTCGTGCACGTGCTTCCGGAGGGCAGCTTCCCGCGCACGGCCGACGTGCTCGGCGCCAACACCGCACTGATCGGGCTCGCCATCGATCGGTCCGCGGGTCGTGTCACGGTCGTCACCGCCGTCGACAACCTCGTCAAGGGAACGGCCGGCGCCGCAATCCAATCCATGAACATCGCGCTCGGGCTCCCCGAAGACCGGGCCCTCTCAATCAACGGAGTCGCACCATGA
- the argJ gene encoding bifunctional glutamate N-acetyltransferase/amino-acid acetyltransferase ArgJ, whose protein sequence is MSVTAAAGFEAAGVAVGLKSTGKPDVAVVVNRGPRKIGAAVFTSNRAKANPIIWSQQVIADRVVEAVVLNSGGANCFTGSFGFQTTHQTAEKAAELLGIGAGDVLVCSTGLIGTGDEIFRSKVLAGTEQAITQLSADGGEPAAQAIMTTDTVSKTAVISRDGWTIGGMAKGAGMLAPGLATMLVVITTDADLDALDADTALRAATGRTFDRLDSDGCMSTNDQVTLLANGASGVKPDLADFTAALVELSQQLAVQLQGDAEGASHDITIEVRGAASEQDAVEVGRSVARNNLFKAAIFGNDPNWGRVLAAIGTTGARFDPYDVDVWMNGVRVCTAGGPDRPREEVDLTPRATHLVIDLRVGDETATILTNDLTHDYVHENSAYAS, encoded by the coding sequence GTGAGCGTCACCGCCGCCGCAGGGTTCGAGGCGGCCGGCGTCGCCGTCGGCCTGAAGTCCACGGGCAAGCCCGATGTGGCCGTGGTCGTCAACCGCGGGCCGCGTAAGATCGGAGCCGCCGTCTTCACCAGCAACCGCGCGAAGGCGAACCCGATCATCTGGTCGCAGCAGGTCATCGCCGACCGCGTCGTCGAGGCGGTCGTGCTCAACTCCGGAGGGGCGAACTGCTTCACCGGGAGCTTCGGCTTCCAGACCACGCATCAGACCGCCGAGAAGGCTGCCGAGCTGCTGGGCATCGGCGCCGGCGACGTGTTGGTGTGCTCGACCGGACTCATCGGTACCGGTGATGAGATCTTCCGCTCCAAGGTACTCGCGGGCACGGAGCAGGCGATCACCCAGCTCTCGGCCGACGGGGGAGAGCCCGCGGCCCAGGCCATCATGACGACCGACACCGTATCGAAGACCGCGGTGATCAGCCGCGACGGCTGGACGATCGGCGGGATGGCGAAAGGGGCGGGGATGCTCGCTCCCGGGCTCGCGACCATGCTGGTCGTGATCACGACCGATGCCGACCTCGACGCCCTCGACGCCGATACCGCCCTGCGGGCCGCGACCGGACGCACGTTCGATCGGCTCGACTCCGACGGGTGCATGTCGACGAACGACCAGGTGACGCTACTCGCCAACGGTGCGAGTGGCGTGAAGCCCGACCTCGCCGACTTCACCGCGGCGCTCGTCGAGCTCTCGCAGCAGCTCGCCGTGCAGCTGCAGGGCGATGCGGAGGGCGCGAGCCACGACATCACGATCGAGGTGCGCGGCGCCGCCTCCGAGCAGGATGCGGTCGAGGTCGGTCGCTCGGTCGCCCGCAACAACCTGTTCAAGGCCGCCATCTTCGGCAACGACCCGAACTGGGGTCGCGTCCTCGCGGCGATCGGCACGACAGGGGCACGCTTCGACCCGTACGACGTCGACGTGTGGATGAACGGCGTGCGCGTCTGTACGGCCGGCGGCCCCGACCGCCCTCGCGAGGAGGTCGACCTGACCCCTCGCGCCACCCACCTCGTGATCGACCTGCGTGTCGGCGATGAGACCGCGACGATCCTCACCAACGACCTCACCCACGACTATGTGCACGAGAACAGCGCCTACGCCTCATGA
- the argH gene encoding argininosuccinate lyase, which yields MSGDAHEGTNEGALWGARFATGPSPELVELSRSTHFDWILAPYDIAGSHAHATALAAAGYLEPDEAAKMHEGLDAVARKVADGTLLPQPTDEDVHGALEQALIVELGPELGGRLRAGRSRNDQIATLVRMYLIDHARVIARDILRVIDALVAQAEAHPDAILPGRTHLQHAQPVLLAHHLQAHGWPLVRELERLVDWRRRAGVSPYGGGALAGSTLGLDPALVAAELGLDRPAENSLDGTAARDVVAEFAFITAMTGIDLSRLSEEIILWNTREFGFVTLDDGYSTGSSIMPQKKNPDIAELARGKSGRLIGNLSGLLATLKGLPLAYNRDLQEDKEPVFDSVQTLEVVLPAFAGMIATLRFDTARMAELAPQGFSLATDVAEWLVKRRVPFRDAHEISGALVRACEEQGIGLEDASDELLLSVSDHLVPEVREVLTIEGSVASRTGAGGTAPVRVAEQRAELVARAQAAAHALGL from the coding sequence ATGAGCGGCGACGCGCACGAGGGGACCAACGAGGGAGCGCTCTGGGGCGCCCGTTTCGCGACAGGACCCTCTCCGGAGCTCGTCGAGCTGAGCAGATCCACGCACTTCGATTGGATCCTCGCCCCCTACGACATCGCCGGATCCCACGCCCATGCCACCGCGCTGGCCGCCGCCGGGTATCTGGAGCCGGACGAGGCCGCGAAGATGCACGAGGGGCTGGATGCCGTGGCGCGCAAGGTCGCCGACGGTACTCTGCTGCCCCAGCCGACGGATGAAGACGTGCACGGGGCGCTCGAACAGGCACTGATCGTCGAGCTCGGACCGGAGCTGGGCGGACGTCTGCGCGCCGGCCGCAGCCGCAACGACCAGATCGCCACGCTCGTGCGGATGTATCTCATCGACCACGCGCGCGTGATCGCCCGCGACATCCTCCGCGTGATCGACGCCCTCGTCGCGCAGGCGGAGGCACACCCCGACGCGATCCTCCCCGGTCGCACCCATCTTCAGCACGCGCAGCCGGTGCTGCTTGCGCATCACCTGCAGGCCCACGGCTGGCCGCTGGTGCGGGAGCTGGAGAGGCTCGTGGACTGGCGGCGCCGTGCAGGCGTCTCGCCCTACGGCGGCGGAGCGCTCGCGGGCTCGACGCTGGGGCTCGACCCGGCACTCGTCGCCGCAGAGCTCGGCCTCGACCGGCCGGCCGAGAACTCACTCGACGGAACCGCCGCCCGCGACGTCGTGGCGGAGTTCGCGTTCATCACCGCCATGACCGGCATCGATCTGTCGCGTCTGTCGGAGGAGATCATCCTCTGGAACACGCGTGAGTTCGGATTCGTCACGCTCGACGACGGCTACTCGACCGGTTCGAGCATCATGCCCCAGAAGAAGAACCCCGACATCGCGGAGTTGGCGCGCGGCAAGTCGGGCCGTCTGATCGGCAACCTGTCGGGTCTGCTCGCGACGCTCAAGGGCCTCCCGCTCGCGTACAACCGCGATCTGCAGGAGGACAAAGAGCCGGTCTTCGACTCGGTGCAGACGCTCGAGGTCGTGCTTCCCGCGTTCGCCGGGATGATCGCCACGCTGCGCTTCGACACCGCACGCATGGCGGAGCTGGCGCCGCAGGGCTTCTCCCTCGCGACGGATGTGGCCGAGTGGCTCGTGAAGCGCCGCGTGCCGTTCCGTGATGCGCATGAGATCTCCGGTGCACTCGTGCGCGCGTGCGAGGAGCAGGGGATCGGGCTGGAAGACGCCTCCGACGAGCTGCTGCTGTCGGTGTCCGACCACCTGGTGCCCGAGGTCCGCGAGGTGCTGACGATCGAAGGATCCGTCGCATCGCGCACCGGGGCCGGCGGGACGGCACCTGTGCGCGTCGCGGAGCAGCGTGCCGAGCTGGTGGCGCGGGCTCAGGCCGCCGCGCACGCCCTCGGTCTGTAG
- the thiM gene encoding hydroxyethylthiazole kinase, which produces MSDRLRPPSDSTVVAEAVTLLESLRDAPPLTHCITNAVVTGFTANVLLALGAAPAMVDIVGESGLFAGVASGVLINLGTPTPEQRDASLEAVAGATVAGTPWVLDPVAIGALPVRTALAHELAARRPTAIRGNASEILALAGLSGGGRGVDATDSTDAAADAAVALAHRYGSVVAVSGPVDLLTDGERVVRIANGDPLLTLVTGGGCALGAVMAAFLGAARASGASALDAVSAATLVYTIAAERAAALSSGPGSFAVALLDALAALGPNDLAAAARVQESTR; this is translated from the coding sequence ATGAGCGATCGTCTGCGTCCACCGTCCGATTCCACCGTCGTGGCCGAGGCGGTGACACTGCTGGAGAGCCTGCGCGACGCTCCACCGCTGACGCACTGCATCACGAACGCCGTCGTCACCGGATTCACCGCGAACGTGCTCCTCGCCCTGGGTGCTGCTCCCGCGATGGTCGACATCGTGGGGGAGAGCGGCCTGTTCGCGGGCGTCGCCTCCGGCGTGCTGATCAACCTCGGCACACCGACTCCCGAGCAACGGGACGCGAGCCTGGAGGCCGTCGCGGGTGCCACGGTGGCCGGAACGCCGTGGGTGCTCGACCCGGTCGCGATCGGAGCGCTCCCCGTGCGCACGGCGCTCGCACATGAGCTCGCGGCGCGTCGTCCGACGGCGATCCGTGGCAACGCGTCGGAGATCCTCGCACTCGCCGGGCTGAGCGGCGGCGGTCGCGGCGTCGACGCGACAGACTCCACGGACGCGGCGGCGGATGCGGCGGTCGCGCTGGCCCATCGATACGGCAGCGTCGTCGCGGTGTCCGGCCCGGTCGATCTCCTCACCGACGGAGAGCGCGTGGTGCGCATCGCCAACGGCGATCCGCTTCTCACGCTCGTGACCGGCGGGGGATGCGCGTTGGGGGCCGTCATGGCCGCGTTCCTCGGGGCGGCCCGAGCCAGTGGTGCTTCGGCGCTGGATGCCGTCTCCGCCGCCACGCTCGTGTACACGATCGCCGCCGAACGGGCTGCGGCTCTGTCCTCCGGACCGGGAAGTTTCGCCGTCGCCCTGCTGGACGCTCTCGCAGCTCTCGGGCCGAATGACCTGGCCGCCGCGGCTCGTGTCCAGGAGAGCACACGATGA